The following proteins are encoded in a genomic region of Flammeovirga pectinis:
- the metH gene encoding methionine synthase: protein MSEQLKKIAKERVLILDGAMGTMIQRHKLGEEDYRGERYKEHTCDVKGNNDMLSITQPEIIRDIHRQYFKAGSDIVETNTFSGTTIAMADYQMESEVYELNYASSKLAKEAAAEFTAAEPHKPRFVAGAVGPTNRTASISPDVNDPGYRAVTFDDLVEAYYLQVQGLAEGGADTILIETVFDTLNCKAALFAADKYFTDFEEGKVISAAPKGREAEFPNNYKGERLPLMVSGTITDASGRTLSGQVVEAFWNSICHADLFSVGLNCALGADLLRPYIQELSRVADINVSAYPNAGLPNEFGEYDQTSDEMSAILESFDGLVNIIGGCCGTTPDHIEGIANTFKKASVRALPVHEPYLRLSGLEPITIKPESIFVNVGERANVTGSAKFRRLIENGDFEAAVEVARHQVEGGAQVIDVNMDEGMLDSEACMTRFLNLIAAEPDIAKLPVMVDSSKWNIIEAGLKTLQGKGIVNSISLKEGEEDFIYKATLIKKYGAAVVVMAFDENGQADNFERRKEICSRSYDILVNKIGFPPQDIIFDPNILAVATGIEEHNNYAVDFIEGTRWIKENLPYALVSGGVSNISFSFRGNNGVREAMHSAFLYHACKAGMDMGIVNAGMIEVYQEIPKDLLEYVEDVLLNRRDDATERLVDFAETVKSKGKKKEVDLTWRENPVAKRLSHALVKGIVEFIDEDVEEARQKFDRAIEVIEGPLMDGMNIVGDLFGEGKMFLPQVVKSARVMKKAVAILIPYIEEEKKNNPNASVSSSSGKILMATVKGDVHDIGKNIVSVVLACNNFEIIDLGVMVPLDKIIRTAEEENVDVIGLSGLITPSLDEMVYVADELERRGLNFPVMIGGATTSRIHTAVKIDPKYSGSVVHVLDASKSVPIASAYVSENKEYREEVIQEFKDEYAALRISHAKRQSAKKLISIADARKNKVDIDWKTTPITKPSFLGVKKFEAYDLEEIATYIDWTPFFQTWELAGRFPAILTDEVVGKEATDLFKDAKALLKEIVDNKLLQANAVVGFFPANSINDDDIALYDFKEEDVELPDAEHHHSTFYRENREKQTGTLCHLRQQNKKATGKPNFCLSDFVAPVESGRKDYVGAFAVTAGIGIDALVEKFEADHDDYNSIMVKALADRLAEAFTELMHKKVRKEIWGYAKDEIHDNEELIDEKYQGIRPAPGYPACPDHTEKDKLFKLLDVTNNIGVELTESYAMTPAASVSGWYFGNENSRYFGLGKINKDQVDDYAKRVEKEEHIMERWLGSILSY, encoded by the coding sequence ATGTCAGAACAACTAAAGAAGATCGCTAAAGAACGTGTGTTGATCTTAGATGGTGCTATGGGTACCATGATCCAACGTCATAAATTAGGTGAAGAAGATTATAGAGGTGAGCGTTATAAAGAGCACACTTGTGATGTAAAAGGTAACAATGATATGTTATCTATTACGCAACCTGAGATTATTAGAGATATTCATCGTCAATATTTTAAAGCGGGTTCAGATATAGTAGAAACGAATACTTTCTCCGGTACTACCATTGCAATGGCAGATTACCAAATGGAGTCAGAGGTTTACGAACTAAATTATGCATCTTCTAAATTGGCAAAAGAGGCAGCAGCAGAGTTTACAGCAGCGGAACCTCATAAGCCAAGATTTGTTGCAGGGGCAGTTGGACCAACAAACAGAACAGCTTCTATTTCTCCAGATGTAAATGATCCGGGATATAGAGCCGTAACTTTTGATGATCTTGTTGAAGCTTACTATTTACAAGTACAAGGCTTAGCAGAAGGTGGAGCTGATACCATCTTGATTGAAACAGTTTTTGATACATTAAACTGTAAAGCGGCTTTATTTGCTGCAGACAAATATTTCACAGATTTTGAAGAAGGAAAAGTTATTTCTGCTGCACCAAAGGGCAGAGAAGCAGAATTCCCAAACAATTATAAAGGAGAACGTTTACCATTGATGGTTTCTGGTACAATTACAGATGCATCGGGTAGAACGTTATCAGGACAAGTAGTTGAGGCATTCTGGAACTCTATATGCCACGCAGATTTATTTAGTGTAGGTTTAAACTGTGCTTTAGGAGCTGATTTACTACGTCCATATATTCAAGAATTATCTCGTGTTGCAGACATTAATGTTTCTGCTTATCCGAATGCCGGTCTTCCAAACGAATTTGGAGAATACGATCAGACTTCTGATGAGATGAGTGCTATTTTAGAATCTTTTGATGGGTTAGTAAATATTATTGGTGGGTGTTGTGGAACAACTCCAGATCATATTGAAGGTATTGCGAACACATTTAAAAAAGCAAGTGTAAGAGCACTTCCTGTTCATGAACCTTACTTACGTTTAAGTGGTTTAGAACCGATTACAATTAAGCCAGAGAGCATTTTTGTAAATGTAGGAGAGAGAGCAAACGTAACAGGTTCTGCAAAATTCCGTCGTTTAATCGAAAATGGTGATTTTGAAGCTGCTGTAGAAGTAGCTCGTCATCAAGTAGAAGGTGGAGCACAAGTTATCGACGTCAATATGGACGAAGGTATGTTAGATTCAGAAGCATGTATGACACGTTTCTTAAATCTAATTGCAGCAGAGCCAGATATTGCCAAACTTCCTGTAATGGTTGATTCTTCTAAATGGAATATCATTGAGGCAGGTTTAAAAACGTTACAAGGAAAAGGTATTGTTAATTCGATCTCTTTAAAAGAAGGAGAAGAGGACTTTATATATAAGGCAACACTTATTAAAAAGTACGGAGCTGCAGTTGTAGTAATGGCTTTTGATGAGAATGGGCAAGCAGATAACTTCGAGAGAAGAAAAGAAATCTGTAGTCGCTCTTACGATATTTTAGTAAATAAGATAGGCTTCCCTCCACAAGACATTATTTTTGACCCAAACATTCTTGCAGTTGCAACAGGTATTGAAGAACACAATAACTATGCAGTTGATTTTATTGAGGGAACACGTTGGATAAAAGAAAACTTACCTTATGCTTTAGTAAGTGGGGGTGTTTCTAATATCTCTTTCTCTTTTAGAGGAAACAATGGTGTGCGTGAAGCAATGCACTCTGCCTTTTTATACCACGCTTGTAAAGCAGGTATGGACATGGGTATTGTAAATGCAGGTATGATTGAGGTATATCAAGAAATACCAAAAGATTTGTTAGAGTATGTAGAAGATGTTCTTTTAAATAGAAGAGATGATGCTACAGAACGCTTAGTAGATTTTGCTGAAACGGTTAAATCAAAAGGAAAGAAAAAAGAAGTTGATCTTACTTGGAGAGAAAATCCAGTAGCTAAACGTCTTTCTCATGCACTAGTAAAAGGTATTGTAGAATTTATTGATGAAGATGTAGAAGAAGCTCGTCAGAAATTTGATAGAGCGATTGAAGTAATTGAGGGTCCTTTAATGGATGGAATGAACATAGTAGGTGATTTATTTGGAGAAGGTAAGATGTTCCTTCCTCAAGTAGTAAAATCTGCTCGTGTAATGAAAAAGGCGGTTGCCATACTTATTCCTTACATTGAAGAAGAAAAGAAAAATAATCCGAATGCATCAGTATCGTCATCATCTGGTAAAATCTTGATGGCCACCGTAAAAGGTGATGTACATGATATTGGTAAAAATATTGTATCAGTAGTTTTGGCGTGTAACAACTTCGAAATTATTGATTTAGGGGTGATGGTTCCTCTAGATAAAATTATCAGAACAGCAGAAGAAGAAAATGTAGATGTAATTGGACTAAGTGGTCTAATCACACCTTCATTAGATGAAATGGTTTATGTAGCAGATGAGTTAGAGCGTAGAGGTCTAAACTTCCCTGTAATGATTGGTGGAGCAACAACTTCAAGAATTCATACAGCTGTTAAAATAGATCCTAAATATTCGGGTTCTGTAGTTCATGTTTTAGATGCTTCTAAATCTGTTCCTATTGCTTCTGCTTATGTATCAGAAAATAAAGAATACAGAGAAGAGGTAATTCAAGAATTTAAAGATGAGTATGCTGCATTAAGAATTTCTCATGCCAAACGTCAATCTGCAAAGAAATTAATTTCTATAGCTGATGCTCGTAAGAATAAAGTGGATATTGATTGGAAAACTACGCCAATTACAAAACCATCTTTCCTAGGCGTTAAGAAATTCGAAGCGTATGATTTAGAAGAAATTGCAACCTATATCGACTGGACACCATTCTTCCAAACATGGGAGTTAGCAGGTCGTTTTCCAGCTATTTTAACGGATGAAGTTGTAGGTAAAGAAGCAACGGATTTATTTAAAGATGCCAAAGCACTTTTAAAAGAGATTGTAGACAATAAGTTATTACAAGCTAATGCTGTAGTAGGTTTCTTCCCTGCGAATAGCATTAACGATGATGATATTGCTCTTTATGATTTTAAAGAAGAAGATGTAGAATTGCCAGATGCTGAGCACCATCATTCAACTTTCTATAGAGAAAATAGAGAGAAGCAAACAGGTACTTTATGTCATCTTAGACAACAAAACAAAAAAGCAACAGGTAAACCAAACTTCTGTTTGAGTGATTTTGTAGCTCCTGTAGAGTCAGGCAGAAAAGATTATGTTGGCGCTTTTGCAGTAACAGCAGGTATCGGTATTGACGCTTTAGTAGAAAAGTTTGAAGCAGATCATGATGATTACAATAGTATTATGGTAAAAGCACTAGCCGATAGATTGGCTGAAGCATTTACAGAATTAATGCATAAGAAAGTAAGAAAAGAGATTTGGGGATATGCGAAGGATGAAATTCATGATAATGAAGAATTAATTGATGAAAAATATCAGGGTATTCGTCCAGCACCAGGTTACCCTGCATGTCCAGATCATACAGAAAAAGATAAATTATTCAAACTTCTTGATGTAACAAATAACATTGGTGTAGAGTTAACAGAAAGCTACGCAATGACACCAGCAGCATCTGTAAGTGGTTGGTATTTTGGTAACGAAAACTCACGTTACTTCGGTCTTGGAAAGATCAATAAAGATCAAGTAGATGACTATGCTAAACGTGTAGAGAAAGAAGAACATATTATGGAACGTTGGTTAGGTAGCATTTTGAGTTACTAG
- a CDS encoding acyl-[acyl-carrier-protein] thioesterase — protein sequence MIENKEGVWEEEQIVTSYQIGPNYTLKPTSISELFQEAAGNHSNAEQFGLREMMAIGKAWVLGSYKYHVERWPKWTEKLLMQTWVHDVQKFSSQRNFQLSDVKGNVIIQGTSNWFGLDMKKRRPTPIEEFVDRITPRSDIACISSPSRLKGIERVDFSLKKKAMYSDLDPVNHVNNIKYFEWMLDSIPHTFKTEKMLTDVEINYVAEVVLDEEVNVISEVTEEEGVTKVITCIMKQEGVKPACIIHTNWK from the coding sequence ATGATAGAAAATAAAGAAGGTGTTTGGGAAGAAGAGCAAATTGTTACTTCTTATCAAATCGGTCCAAATTATACATTAAAGCCTACATCTATCTCTGAATTGTTTCAGGAAGCAGCAGGAAATCATTCTAATGCAGAACAGTTTGGTTTAAGAGAGATGATGGCAATTGGCAAAGCGTGGGTACTTGGCAGTTATAAATACCATGTAGAACGTTGGCCAAAATGGACAGAGAAGCTATTAATGCAAACTTGGGTACATGATGTTCAAAAGTTTTCATCACAACGTAATTTTCAGCTCAGTGATGTAAAAGGAAACGTGATTATTCAAGGTACTTCTAATTGGTTTGGTTTGGACATGAAGAAACGTAGACCAACGCCAATAGAAGAGTTTGTTGATAGAATTACACCAAGGTCAGATATTGCTTGTATTTCATCACCATCTCGGTTAAAGGGAATTGAAAGAGTAGATTTTTCTTTGAAGAAGAAAGCGATGTATTCAGATTTAGATCCTGTGAACCACGTAAATAATATTAAGTATTTTGAATGGATGCTTGATAGTATACCGCATACTTTTAAAACAGAAAAAATGCTGACAGACGTAGAAATAAATTACGTTGCTGAAGTAGTTTTAGATGAAGAAGTAAATGTGATAAGTGAAGTAACCGAAGAAGAGGGTGTAACTAAAGTTATTACTTGTATTATGAAACAAGAAGGAGTGAAACCAGCATGTATTATCCATACAAACTGGAAATAA
- a CDS encoding SusC/RagA family TonB-linked outer membrane protein, with protein sequence MRKRLQFFCFFTVLVLLNLFDTYAQDRNISGVILDETNQPMPGVNIIIKGTSSGTTSNFDGKFALSLPASAEVIQITYIGYFDKEITIGNKSAFEIKMDVDAEQLEEVVVVGYGQMDKKDVTGAMSSIKSEDFNQGVVASPDQLIQGKIAGVQMTPSSGEPGAGVNIRVRGGTSLTASNEPLYVIDGFPIDNTASDPGTAGVYSASASKNPLASINPNDIASFDVLKDASATAIYGARGANGVIIITTKKGKEGIAKVDYDAYVGVSTIAKKVGVLSASEYRAATAAEGANPLDLDANTDWQDAMTREAITQNHNLGVSGGNKNTQYRFSVNYLNQEGIMVNSGMERIGGRMNITQKLADKVTLGANMMGSFTKNNNLPYGVGGALDGGVINNMLRMSPLLPTDFSSSNQLEKNPYTMATSVRDFTNTQRVLGNVFIEAQLIEGLTGKINLGGDITSAKRTAYLPGSIEWVGKGNGSADVRNNFLHNVLLEGTLNYTKSFGDFKLNALAGYTFQEFGREYNGANATGFDIDETAEHNLNAANGAVLVDSYKESSKLISWLGRANMSFKDKYVVTATVRADGSSRFGANNKWGVFPSVSAAWRIAEEDFLKNSDVVSDLKLRAGWGVTGSQEIGNYRSLPTLSGDKGYSAVGIGSGVTYNNYANPDLQWEETRQLNFGVDYEFFNGILYGSVDFYQKNTSNLLLELQAPQPAPVDVYLQNVGELNNQGVEFALNTVNISKDKFTWTTGIVAAYNENEVKNIGDYDEILTGAVGGRGQVGQFSQVIKPGLPYGTFYGPVYQGLDESGNAIVSEESEVLGQAVPSWTLGFNNTFNYGNWDLNVFFNGAFGHQVFNNTALEFSSTNDLYGEGSTYNVMKNAVDEGIRQTGYNSKFIEDASFFRLSNMTLGYTFNMNKVKHIRNIRVYASGQNLFVITDYSGYDPEVNAPAGGNQVPPIGIDYNNYPAARTFMGGVSIGF encoded by the coding sequence ATGAGAAAAAGATTACAATTTTTTTGTTTCTTCACTGTCCTTGTATTGCTAAATTTATTTGATACGTATGCACAAGACCGTAACATAAGTGGTGTAATACTCGATGAAACAAACCAACCTATGCCGGGGGTAAATATTATTATCAAGGGCACTTCATCTGGTACAACATCTAACTTTGACGGTAAATTTGCCTTATCTCTCCCTGCATCTGCAGAGGTTATACAAATTACCTACATTGGTTATTTTGATAAAGAAATTACAATTGGAAACAAGTCTGCTTTCGAAATCAAAATGGACGTAGACGCTGAACAACTGGAAGAAGTTGTGGTTGTTGGCTACGGTCAAATGGATAAAAAAGATGTCACTGGTGCAATGTCTTCTATTAAATCAGAAGATTTTAACCAAGGTGTTGTTGCCTCTCCAGACCAATTGATTCAAGGTAAGATTGCAGGTGTACAAATGACTCCTTCTTCTGGAGAACCGGGTGCAGGTGTAAATATTCGAGTGCGTGGTGGTACTTCTCTTACTGCATCAAATGAACCACTTTACGTGATAGATGGCTTTCCGATAGATAATACTGCTTCAGATCCGGGTACGGCTGGAGTTTATTCGGCTTCGGCTTCAAAAAATCCTTTAGCATCTATCAATCCTAATGATATCGCATCATTTGATGTATTAAAAGATGCTTCTGCAACAGCTATATATGGTGCTCGTGGTGCTAATGGTGTAATTATCATCACTACTAAAAAAGGAAAAGAAGGTATTGCGAAAGTAGATTATGACGCTTACGTTGGTGTATCTACTATTGCTAAAAAGGTAGGTGTACTTTCTGCTAGCGAGTACAGAGCGGCAACAGCTGCTGAAGGTGCAAACCCTTTAGATTTAGACGCAAATACAGATTGGCAAGATGCTATGACTAGAGAGGCAATTACTCAAAATCATAACCTTGGTGTATCTGGAGGTAATAAAAATACACAATACAGGTTCTCGGTTAATTACTTAAACCAAGAAGGTATTATGGTCAATTCGGGTATGGAAAGAATTGGAGGCAGAATGAATATCACTCAAAAATTAGCCGATAAAGTTACTTTAGGAGCTAATATGATGGGGTCATTCACTAAAAACAATAACCTTCCATACGGTGTTGGTGGTGCATTAGATGGAGGGGTAATTAATAACATGTTACGCATGTCGCCCCTCTTACCAACAGACTTTTCTTCTTCTAATCAACTAGAAAAGAATCCGTATACAATGGCCACTTCTGTAAGAGATTTCACCAATACACAAAGAGTTTTAGGTAATGTATTTATTGAAGCTCAGCTAATTGAAGGCTTAACAGGTAAAATTAATTTAGGTGGAGATATTACTTCTGCTAAAAGAACAGCTTACTTACCAGGTTCAATTGAATGGGTTGGTAAAGGAAATGGATCTGCTGATGTAAGAAATAACTTCTTGCATAACGTACTCCTTGAAGGTACTTTAAACTATACTAAATCTTTTGGCGATTTTAAGTTAAATGCTTTAGCTGGTTATACTTTCCAAGAATTTGGACGTGAATATAATGGTGCAAATGCTACTGGTTTTGACATTGATGAAACTGCAGAACACAACTTAAATGCAGCAAATGGTGCTGTATTAGTAGATTCTTACAAAGAGTCTAGCAAGTTAATTTCTTGGTTAGGTAGAGCAAATATGAGTTTTAAAGACAAATATGTTGTTACTGCAACTGTAAGAGCAGATGGTTCTTCTAGATTTGGTGCTAATAATAAATGGGGAGTGTTCCCTTCAGTTTCTGCTGCATGGAGAATTGCCGAAGAAGATTTCTTGAAAAATAGTGATGTTGTAAGCGATTTAAAATTACGTGCAGGTTGGGGTGTTACGGGTTCTCAAGAAATTGGTAACTACCGTTCTTTACCTACGCTATCAGGTGATAAAGGGTATAGTGCAGTAGGTATTGGTTCTGGGGTAACATATAATAATTATGCTAATCCAGATTTGCAATGGGAAGAAACTCGCCAGTTAAACTTTGGTGTAGACTACGAGTTCTTTAATGGTATTCTTTATGGTTCTGTAGATTTCTATCAGAAAAACACAAGCAACTTATTGTTAGAATTACAAGCTCCTCAACCAGCTCCAGTAGATGTTTATCTTCAGAATGTTGGTGAGCTTAATAACCAAGGTGTTGAATTTGCTTTAAATACAGTAAATATCTCGAAAGATAAATTTACATGGACGACAGGTATTGTTGCTGCTTACAATGAGAACGAAGTAAAAAACATTGGTGATTATGACGAAATTCTAACAGGCGCTGTTGGAGGTCGTGGTCAAGTAGGTCAGTTCTCTCAAGTAATTAAGCCCGGTTTACCTTATGGTACTTTTTATGGTCCGGTTTATCAAGGTCTTGATGAGAGTGGAAATGCAATTGTTTCTGAAGAAAGTGAAGTGTTAGGACAAGCTGTTCCATCTTGGACACTAGGTTTCAATAACACCTTCAATTATGGCAACTGGGATTTAAATGTATTCTTTAATGGTGCATTTGGTCATCAAGTATTTAACAATACGGCCTTAGAATTTTCTTCTACAAATGACTTATATGGCGAAGGAAGTACATATAATGTAATGAAAAATGCTGTAGATGAAGGTATTCGCCAAACTGGATACAATTCTAAATTTATCGAAGATGCTTCTTTCTTTAGGTTATCTAATATGACATTAGGTTATACTTTCAACATGAACAAAGTAAAGCATATCAGAAATATTAGAGTTTACGCTTCTGGTCAAAATCTATTTGTGATTACTGATTATTCTGGATACGATCCTGAGGTAAATGCTCCTGCAGGTGGTAATCAAGTTCCTCCTATTGGAATTGATTATAACAACTACCCTGCTGCTAGAACTTTCATGGGTGGTGTATCAATTGGTTTCTAG
- the nrdD gene encoding anaerobic ribonucleoside-triphosphate reductase, whose product MVEQIDSKILRFANEAINLTNIENENANMPEGVFTAKLTRMSSEVAKEYAKQYLLPEKHLKMHEEGWIYIHDFSSYAVGMQNCMFIDIGEILSKAIHTTNGTMRSPKSIRAALQVTAVVLQCQSNAQFGGIAINAFDFHMGKFIKMSFEKHQKTALNYSISNPDNYAWEQTEEETYQACEAFLHNLNHLESRAGNQLPFVSINYGCDTSKEGQLFIKCLLKATLEGIGEKKTTPIFPIQIWQYREENGGIVNEELFALANECSIKRVYPNYVNTHKEIYDVVDKNGKIDPDLIPATMGCRTRLGKNQHGSNGKSGRGNLSPVTMNLPKYAIETGNWEDFRALVKEMAYTGIDMMEVRLRWQRKQLMGAAPFMYKNGIWKHNKPYDEMTKIGDILYSGTLALGFIGVAEAALLLFGKHHGESKQVQDNMLGLIKELSELCEVESERRRLNISLYATPAESLCHRFAKQLQEQYGRVKGIFDKEFITNSFHIPVWHNISYVDKIALEAPYHNYCTGGSITYVELRSEIIKTPHLYKDLIRGAMNEGVYYFATNIQKDRCLACDHEGVFADLKCDNCASQDIITLRRVTGYITGAYHKVFNNGKKDEVRSRVKHY is encoded by the coding sequence GTGGTAGAACAAATTGACAGCAAGATTTTAAGATTTGCCAACGAAGCAATCAACTTAACAAATATTGAAAATGAGAATGCTAATATGCCTGAAGGTGTATTTACGGCAAAATTAACACGTATGTCTTCCGAAGTGGCAAAAGAATACGCAAAGCAATATTTACTGCCAGAAAAGCATTTAAAGATGCACGAAGAAGGTTGGATTTACATTCACGATTTCAGTTCTTATGCTGTAGGTATGCAAAACTGTATGTTTATTGATATTGGAGAAATTCTCAGTAAAGCTATCCATACAACAAATGGAACAATGCGTTCTCCTAAAAGTATTAGAGCGGCATTACAGGTTACAGCAGTAGTTTTACAGTGCCAAAGTAATGCACAGTTTGGAGGAATAGCTATTAATGCTTTCGATTTCCATATGGGGAAATTTATAAAGATGAGTTTCGAGAAACATCAAAAAACTGCTTTAAACTATTCCATATCTAATCCAGATAATTACGCATGGGAACAAACAGAAGAAGAAACTTATCAAGCTTGCGAAGCCTTTCTTCATAATTTAAATCACTTAGAAAGTAGAGCCGGAAATCAATTGCCTTTTGTATCAATTAATTACGGTTGTGATACATCAAAAGAAGGACAATTGTTTATTAAATGTCTTTTAAAAGCTACGCTAGAAGGTATTGGGGAGAAGAAAACAACGCCTATTTTTCCTATTCAGATTTGGCAATATAGAGAAGAAAATGGGGGAATTGTAAATGAAGAACTCTTTGCATTAGCCAACGAATGTTCTATAAAAAGAGTCTACCCTAATTATGTAAATACACATAAAGAAATCTATGATGTAGTTGATAAAAATGGTAAAATCGATCCAGATTTAATACCTGCCACTATGGGTTGTAGAACTAGATTAGGAAAAAATCAACACGGTTCTAATGGAAAATCTGGTAGAGGGAATTTATCTCCTGTTACTATGAATTTACCCAAATATGCTATCGAAACAGGCAATTGGGAAGATTTTAGAGCACTCGTAAAAGAAATGGCTTATACAGGAATTGACATGATGGAAGTGCGTTTAAGATGGCAACGCAAACAGTTAATGGGTGCAGCTCCTTTTATGTATAAAAATGGAATTTGGAAACACAATAAACCCTATGATGAAATGACTAAGATTGGAGACATTCTCTATTCTGGTACATTAGCACTTGGTTTTATTGGTGTAGCAGAAGCTGCGTTACTGCTCTTTGGAAAACACCATGGAGAATCTAAACAAGTTCAAGATAATATGTTAGGGCTGATAAAAGAGCTTTCTGAATTGTGTGAGGTAGAATCTGAACGAAGACGTTTAAACATTTCTTTGTACGCAACACCTGCAGAAAGTTTATGTCACCGTTTTGCGAAACAATTACAAGAGCAATATGGCCGTGTGAAAGGTATTTTTGATAAAGAATTTATTACTAACTCATTTCATATTCCCGTTTGGCACAACATCAGTTATGTAGATAAAATTGCTTTAGAAGCACCTTACCATAACTATTGCACAGGAGGTTCTATCACTTATGTTGAACTAAGGTCTGAAATTATTAAAACGCCTCATCTTTATAAAGATTTAATTAGAGGTGCTATGAATGAAGGGGTATATTATTTTGCTACAAATATTCAGAAAGACAGATGTTTAGCCTGTGATCATGAAGGTGTTTTTGCAGATTTAAAATGTGACAACTGTGCATCACAAGATATTATCACTCTAAGAAGGGTAACAGGTTACATTACTGGAGCCTATCATAAGGTGTTTAATAACGGAAAAAAGGATGAGGTAAGAAGTAGAGTAAAACATTATTAA
- a CDS encoding DUF1349 domain-containing protein, with product MNKKITLAIVLLIGSITFCNAQKYLKAIDQSTNLLNVEKHQDIKSYKWLNKPQNHTFSDKKLIIEAGENTDYFNNPETNKISSNAPFLYNEVEGDFVATVLIKPDLSSVWNACGVMVYFDSLNWIKFEFENSDATGNSIVSVVTKELSDDSNGAVLNKIDHVWLRVTRKEDVYSMFYSNDGVDYKMARLVSMKGHEKVYFGLEAQCPASAAKEHSFLYYSLEKRTIGNIRTGV from the coding sequence ATGAACAAAAAAATAACCCTAGCTATTGTACTACTAATTGGTAGTATCACTTTTTGTAATGCACAAAAATATCTAAAGGCTATTGATCAATCTACAAACCTATTAAATGTAGAGAAACACCAAGATATCAAATCTTATAAATGGTTGAACAAACCTCAAAATCACACTTTTTCTGATAAGAAATTAATTATTGAAGCAGGGGAGAATACAGATTATTTTAATAATCCAGAGACAAATAAAATAAGCTCAAATGCACCTTTTCTTTACAATGAAGTAGAAGGAGACTTTGTAGCCACTGTTTTAATTAAGCCTGATTTATCTTCTGTTTGGAATGCTTGCGGAGTAATGGTCTATTTTGATTCTTTAAATTGGATTAAGTTCGAGTTTGAAAATTCTGATGCAACAGGGAATAGTATTGTTTCTGTTGTAACTAAAGAATTATCTGATGATTCTAACGGAGCTGTTTTGAATAAAATAGACCATGTGTGGTTAAGAGTGACAAGAAAGGAGGATGTTTACTCAATGTTCTACTCGAATGATGGGGTTGATTATAAAATGGCTCGTTTAGTTTCTATGAAAGGGCATGAAAAAGTGTATTTCGGATTAGAAGCTCAATGTCCAGCATCAGCTGCTAAAGAACATTCTTTTCTTTATTACTCTTTAGAGAAGAGAACTATTGGTAATATTAGAACAGGGGTTTAA
- a CDS encoding aldose 1-epimerase family protein, with protein MKNLFISMHKIVTLENAVLQVKISRDGAELHSIYHKQHQHEYLWQADKNVWGRHAPVLFPIVGQVEDGMYEVDGVTYKLPQHGFARDMEHKLVTQDELSCIFELRFNHATMEKYPYKFVFRTIYEIKNNKLSISYQVDNLDTEEIYFSVGAHPGFNTDFVKDTTFEDYIIEFSKKEEFQQLLLDGGLRSGAIKENALNGENILPLHYDTFKDDALIFDHFKSEYLDIFTKRDESRKLRIGFKNWPLLGIWTPVGKDANFVCIEPWYGVADLRDESHDFKEKYANQRLPEGETFGCTFTVEIIDTND; from the coding sequence ATGAAAAACCTATTTATTTCTATGCATAAAATTGTTACACTAGAAAACGCAGTCCTCCAAGTTAAAATTTCAAGAGATGGGGCAGAATTACATTCAATTTATCACAAACAACACCAGCATGAATATCTTTGGCAAGCAGATAAGAATGTTTGGGGTAGACATGCACCAGTACTTTTCCCAATTGTAGGTCAAGTAGAAGATGGTATGTATGAGGTTGATGGGGTTACTTATAAACTACCTCAGCATGGGTTCGCGAGAGATATGGAACATAAGTTGGTAACGCAAGATGAGTTATCATGTATTTTTGAGTTGCGCTTTAACCATGCAACAATGGAGAAATACCCTTATAAGTTCGTGTTTAGAACAATTTATGAAATCAAGAACAATAAATTATCTATTTCTTATCAAGTCGATAATTTAGATACAGAAGAAATTTATTTTTCTGTAGGAGCACACCCAGGCTTTAATACTGATTTTGTAAAGGATACCACTTTTGAAGATTATATTATTGAGTTTTCTAAAAAAGAAGAATTTCAACAATTGTTATTGGATGGAGGTCTAAGAAGTGGAGCAATAAAAGAAAATGCGTTGAATGGTGAAAATATATTGCCACTTCATTACGATACTTTTAAAGATGATGCCTTAATTTTTGATCATTTTAAATCAGAATATTTAGACATTTTCACTAAAAGAGATGAGTCTAGAAAGCTAAGAATTGGCTTTAAAAATTGGCCACTTTTAGGGATATGGACTCCCGTAGGTAAAGACGCTAATTTTGTATGTATTGAACCTTGGTACGGGGTGGCTGATTTAAGAGATGAAAGTCATGATTTTAAAGAAAAGTATGCCAATCAAAGGTTACCAGAAGGAGAAACTTTTGGTTGTACATTTACGGTAGAAATTATCGATACAAACGATTAA